A single genomic interval of Malania oleifera isolate guangnan ecotype guangnan chromosome 13, ASM2987363v1, whole genome shotgun sequence harbors:
- the LOC131146304 gene encoding pentatricopeptide repeat-containing protein At5g52850, chloroplastic — MWKTLPKISNRNELGLFNFKQACLEVLSFCKSHSLKEGVCVHSPIIKLGLQDQVYLNNNLLSLYAKCSGVGQARQLFDEMPHRDVVSWTGILSAYNKNGDPEEALKLFDLMTVSGEYPNEFTLSSALRSCCSLWELEQGTRIQAYVIKHGFESNPILGSTLIDLYTNCNQTEQAGKVFEYMNNHDTVSWTAMVSSLVHAQRWNQALQLYPHMVEAGVAPNEFTFVKFLASSSFLGLDYGKLVHALLIIWGIKLNLVLKTTLVDMYVKCGRMEDAITVSNQTLEYDVLLWTTIISGFAQDLKFREAISAFHEMEVSGIKPNNYTFSGILNACSSILALELGEQFHSRVIMVGFEGDVSVGNALIDMYARCSHIIEGAFKVFRGIISPNVISWTSLISAFVEHGLEQQSFHSFMEMRALGVEPNSFTLCGVLWACSTIKSLSQTRKLHGYIIKTNPNCDIVVENALVDVYAGLGVVDDAWHVISMMNQRDAVTYTSLATRLNETGFHEMALSVITHMFNDNVKIDEFSLASFLSTSAGLTTMETGKQLHCYSVKSGLGSWISVSNALVDLYGKCGCINDVHKAFREITKPDVVSWNGLIHGLASNGHISLALSAFEDMRLAGVEPDSITFLLVLFTCSHGGLVDLGFDYFRNMRETDNIVPQLDHYVCLVDLLGRAGRLEEALNVIETMPFRPDALIYKTLLNACKLHGNIPLGEDMARKGIQLDPFDPALYVLLANMYDDHGQSDLGDKTRQMMREKGLRKNPGQSWVEIRNQIHSFMAGDRLHPQINEIHGKIESLIAELKTRGYMYQENGDTSYHSEKLAVAFGLLNMPTVAPIRIFKNIRICRDCHKFIMIITQLVDREIIVRDGNRFHSFKKGACSCRGYW, encoded by the coding sequence ATGTGGAAGACACTGCCCAAAATCTCCAACAGAAACGAATTGGGTTTGTTCAACTTCAAACAAGCCTGCTTGGAGGTTCTCTCCTTCTGCAAATCACATTCTTTGAAAGAGGGTGTTTGTGTTCACAGCCCAATAATCAAACTGGGTCTTCAAGACCAGGTGTATCTAAACAACAATCTGTTGTCGCTTTACGCGAAATGTTCTGGAGTGGGACAGGCACGCCAGCTGTTTGATGAAATGCCTCACAGGGATGTGGTGTCCTGGACGGGGATCTTATCCGCATACAACAAAAACGGAGACCCCGAGGAGGCCCTTAAATTGTTTGATTTGATGACAGTTTCTGGTGAATACCCCAATGAGTTCACTCTTTCCAGTGCCTTACGGTCATGTTGTTCTCTGTGGGAACTTGAACAGGGTACTCGTATTCAGGCCTATGTGATAAAACATGGGTTTGAGTCAAATCCGATTTTGGGCAGCACTCTGATTGATTTGTACACCAATTGTAATCAAACTGAACAAGCTGGTAAAGTATTTGAGTACATGAATAATCACGACACTGTTTCATGGACAGCAATGGTTTCTTCACTTGTCCATGCTCAGAGATGGAATCAGGCTTTGCAACTGTATCCCCATATGGTTGAAGCTGGGGTTGCTCCAAATGAGTTTACTTTTGTGAAATTTTTAGCTTCATCTAGTTTTCTCGGCTTAGATTATGGGAAATTAGTCCATGCTCTTCTGATAATATGGGGAATTAAGCTCAATTTGGTTTTGAAGACAACCCTTGTTGACATGTATGTAAAATGCGGAAGGATGGAGGATGCTATTACAGTTTCAAACCAGACACTGGAATATGATGTATTGTTATGGACCACTATTATTTCAGGTTTTGCTCAAGACTTGAAGTTCAGGGAGGCTATTTCTGCATTTCATGAGATGGAAGTGTCTGGAATAAAGCCTAATAACTATACCTTCTCTGGAATCCTGAATGCTTGCTCATCCATTCTCGCATTGGAATTGGGGGAACAGTTCCACTCACGGGTTATCATGGTTGGCTTCGAGGGTGATGTTTCTGTTGGCAATGCTCTGATCGATATGTATGCAAGATGTTCCCACATTATAGAAGGTGCTTTCAAAGTGTTTAGAGGGATAATTTCACCAAATGTCATCTCTTGGACATCTTTGATTTCTGCTTTTGTGGAACATGGTCTTGAACAGCAATCTTTTCATTCATTTATGGAGATGAGAGCCCTGGGGGTGGAACCAAATTCTTTTACTCTCTGTGGAGTCCTTTGGGCATGCAGTACAATAAAATCTCTAAGTCAAACAAGGAAGCTTCATGGATATATAATTAAAACTAATCCAAACTGCGATATAGTGGTTGAGAATGCTCTAGTAGACGTTTATGCTGGATTAGGGGTGGTAGATGATGCCTGGCATGTAATTAGTATGATGAATCAGAGAGATGCTGTTACATACACAAGCTTAGCTACAAGACTTAATGAGACAGGTTTTCATGAAATGGCTTTAAGCGTGATCACCCATATGTTTAATGATAATGTTAAGATAGATGAATTTAGTCTAGCAAGCTTCCTATCCACATCTGCTGGCCTAACCACGATGGAAACAGGGAAGCAGCTCCACTGTTACTCTGTGAAATCTGGCCTAGGCAGCTGGATTTCAGTCTCAAATGCCTTAGTTGACTTGTATGGGAAGTGTGGATGCATAAATGATGTGCATAAAGCTTTTAGGGAAATAACTAAGCCAGATGTTGTCTCATGGAATGGTTTGATACATGGATTGGCATCAAATGGGCatatctctcttgctctctctgcCTTCGAAGATATGAGGTTAGCAGGAGTCGAACCAGATTCTATTACATTCTTGTTAGTGCTTTTCACTTGTAGTCATGGAGGTTTGGTTGATTTGGGTTTTGACTATTTCCGAAATATGAGAGAAACAGACAATATAGTACCACAGTTGGATCACTATGTTTGTTTAGTTGACCTTCTTGGCCGAGCTGGCAGGCTAGAGGAGGCCTTGAATGTGATAGAAACCATGCCTTTTAGGCCAGATGCCTTGATCTACAAAACCTTACTGAATGCCTGCAAATTACATGGAAACATACCTCTTGGAGAAGACATGGCAAGGAAAGGTATACAGCTTGACCCTTTTGATCCAGCATTATATGTGCTGCTAGCAAACATGTATGACGATCATGGCCAGTCTGATTTAGGTGATAAAACTCGCCAGATGATGAGGGAAAAAGGATTGAGGAAGAACCCTGGCCAGAGCTGGGTGGAGATAAGGAACCAGATCCATTCCTTCATGGCAGGAGATAGGTTGCATCCGCAGATAAATGAGATTCATGGAAAGATAGAATCTTTAATAGCTGAGTTAAAGACTCGAGGGTATATGTATCAAGAAAATGGAGATACATCTTATCACAGTGAGAAGCTGGCTGTTGCATTTGGCCTTCTCAATATGCCGACAGTGGCTCCGATACGCATATTTAAGAACATACGCATTTGTAGAGATTGTCATAAATTTATAATGATTATTACTCAGCTTGTTGATAGAGAAATAATTGTGAGGGATGGGAAC
- the LOC131145946 gene encoding protein SGT1 homolog B-like translates to MASDLETRAKEAFIDDHFELAVDLYSQAIDMDSKNPELFADRAQANIKLNNFTEAVADAKRAIELNPSMAKAYLRKGMACFKLEEYETAREALEKGAALAPGDSRFTDLIEKCDKRIAEEAVDLQKQSEKVRNNMLSSPGLNASDETIVAAADAEPVNDLSDQVAMAMSAKPKYRHEYYQKAEEVVVTIFAKGIPASNVDVEFGEQILSVTIDVPGENPYHFQPRLFGKIIPAKCRYDVLSTKVEIRLTKAEAINWMSLEFCKENSVTQRINVSSGTNRPAYPTSKLRSVDWDKLEAQVKKEEKDEKLDGDAALNKFFRDIYQDADEDTRRAMRKSFVESNGTVLSTNWNEVGSKKVEGSPPDGMELKKWEY, encoded by the exons ATGGCTTCGGATCTGGAGACGAGGGCCAAGGAGGCCTTCATCGACGATCATTTCGAACTCGCCGTCGATCTTTACTCTCAGGCCATCGACATGGACTCTAAGAACCCCGAGCTCTTCGCCGACCGTGCTCAGGCCAACATCAAGCTCAACAACTTCACCG AGGCTGTTGCTGATGCTAAAAGAGCAATTGAGTTGAATCCTTCTATGGCCAAAGCATATTTGCGTAAAGG TATGGCTTGCTtcaaacttgaagaatatgagactGCTAGAGAAGCTTTGGAAAAAGGTGCTGCTTTGGCACCGGGAGATTCCAGATTCACTGATTTGATTGAAAAATGTGACAAACGCATTGCTG AGGAAGCTGTTGATCTGCAAAAGCAGTCGGAAAAAGTCAGAAACAACATGTTGTCTTCTCCTGGGCTCAATGCATCAGATGAAACTATTGTAGCTGCAGCAGATGCTGAGCCAGTAAATGACCTTTCTGATCAGGTGGCGATGGCCATGTCAGCTAAACCTAAATACAG GCATGAATACTATCAAAAGGCCGAGGAAGTTGTTGTAACTATATTTGCAAAGGGCATACCAGCTAGCAACGTTGACGTTGAATTTGGTGAACAAATA TTGAGTGTTACCATTGATGTTCCGGGTGAGAATCCATACCATTTTCAGCCTCGATTATTTGGAAAG ATAATACCTGCAAAGTGCAGATATGATGTTTTGTCTACCAAAGTTGAAATTCGTCTCACAAAAGCTGAGGCAATTAACTGGATGTCTCTTGAATTCTGCAAAGAAAATTCAGTTACACAGAGGATAAATGTGTCATCAG GAACCAATCGACCTGCGTATCCAACCTCAAAActaagatcagtagattgggacaAGTtggaagctcaagtgaagaaggaG GAGAAAGATGAAAAGTTAGACGGTGATGCTGCTTTGAACAAATTTTTCCGTGACATATATCAAGATGCTGACGAAGACACGAGAAGAGCTATGAGAAAGTCTTTT GTTGAGTCGAATGGGACAGTGTTGTCCACAAACTGGAATGAAGTTGGATCAAAGAAGGTGGAGGGAAGCCCACCTGATGGTATGGAGTTGAAGAAATGGGAATACTGA